In Proteus vulgaris, one DNA window encodes the following:
- the yfbV gene encoding terminus macrodomain insulation protein YfbV, translating to MSEPTVTPPGFFKKLRLGNEYLKTWPVEKQLAPVFPENRIVKATRFGIRYMPPIAIFTMTWQIALGGSLGPAITTALFACSLPMQGLWWLGKRAATPLPGTLLRWFYEIREKFEEAGIALAPVEQTPTYLSLAHLLKRAFKQLDRSFLDDV from the coding sequence ATGAGCGAACCGACAGTGACTCCTCCTGGCTTTTTTAAGAAGCTTCGTTTGGGTAATGAGTATTTAAAAACCTGGCCGGTTGAAAAGCAATTAGCCCCCGTATTCCCTGAAAATCGCATTGTCAAAGCAACGCGATTTGGCATTCGCTATATGCCGCCGATCGCCATTTTTACGATGACTTGGCAAATTGCTTTGGGGGGGAGTTTAGGGCCTGCAATTACAACGGCGTTATTTGCCTGTAGCCTGCCAATGCAAGGGTTATGGTGGTTAGGTAAGCGTGCTGCAACACCTCTTCCTGGCACATTATTACGCTGGTTTTATGAGATACGCGAGAAATTTGAAGAAGCCGGTATTGCTTTAGCACCTGTTGAACAAACGCCAACTTACCTTTCTCTAGCTCATTTATTAAAACGGGCTTTTAAGCAACTTGATCGTTCTTTTCTTGATGATGTGTAG
- a CDS encoding Hok/Gef family protein — MTKFALIGLIAVCMTALCLSLLRHERLCSFNIRSGHTVVQATLSCDK, encoded by the coding sequence ATGACTAAATTTGCCCTGATAGGGCTGATTGCTGTCTGCATGACAGCACTGTGTTTATCATTACTTAGGCATGAAAGATTATGCTCTTTCAATATTCGTAGTGGTCATACAGTAGTTCAAGCGACTTTATCTTGCGATAAATAG
- the ackA gene encoding acetate kinase produces the protein MSSKLVLVLNCGSSSLKFAIINPENGEEFLSGLAECFNLPEARLKWKMDGQKHEAALGAGAAHSEALNFIVNTILAEKPELSAQIASIGHRIVHGGEKFTKSVVITDEVIKGIEAAIPFAPLHNPAHLIGIEEARKAFPHLIEKMVAVFDTAFHQTMPEEAYLYALPYSLYKDHSIRRYGAHGTSHFFVSREAAKMLNKPVDELNVITCHLGNGGSVSAIVNGKCVDTSMGLTPLEGLVMGTRSGDIDPAIVFHLHDTLGMSVDDINKLLTKESGLLGLTEVTSDCRYVEDNYETKADAKRAMDVYCHRLAKYIGSYCALMEGRLDAIIFTGGIGENAAMVRELSLKKLALLGFEVDHQRNLDARFGKSGTITTDNSRLAVVIPTNEELVIAQDASRLTA, from the coding sequence ATGTCAAGTAAGCTGGTGCTGGTACTGAACTGCGGTAGTTCTTCTCTTAAATTTGCAATTATCAACCCAGAAAATGGTGAAGAATTCCTTTCAGGTTTGGCTGAATGCTTCAACCTTCCTGAAGCCCGCCTGAAGTGGAAAATGGATGGCCAAAAACATGAAGCTGCGTTAGGCGCAGGTGCTGCTCATAGCGAAGCATTAAACTTTATCGTAAATACTATTCTGGCTGAAAAACCAGAACTGTCTGCACAAATTGCTTCAATTGGTCACCGTATTGTTCACGGTGGTGAGAAATTCACTAAATCTGTCGTGATCACTGACGAAGTTATCAAAGGTATTGAAGCTGCTATCCCATTTGCTCCATTACATAACCCAGCTCACCTTATTGGTATTGAAGAAGCGCGTAAAGCATTCCCTCATTTAATTGAAAAAATGGTTGCAGTATTTGACACTGCATTCCACCAAACAATGCCAGAAGAAGCTTATCTGTATGCACTGCCATACAGCTTATATAAAGATCACAGCATCCGTCGTTACGGTGCTCACGGAACTAGCCATTTCTTCGTTTCCCGTGAAGCCGCTAAAATGTTAAACAAACCTGTTGATGAACTGAATGTAATCACTTGCCACTTAGGCAATGGTGGTTCTGTTTCTGCTATCGTTAACGGTAAATGTGTTGATACTTCTATGGGTCTGACTCCATTAGAAGGTTTAGTGATGGGTACACGTAGTGGTGATATCGACCCTGCTATCGTATTCCATTTACATGATACTTTAGGTATGAGCGTTGATGACATTAATAAACTGCTAACTAAAGAATCTGGCTTATTAGGTTTAACTGAAGTCACTAGTGACTGCCGTTATGTTGAAGATAACTACGAAACTAAAGCAGATGCTAAACGTGCCATGGACGTTTATTGCCATCGTTTAGCGAAATACATCGGTTCTTACTGTGCACTGATGGAAGGTCGTTTAGATGCTATTATCTTTACTGGTGGCATCGGTGAAAACGCAGCAATGGTACGTGAATTATCTCTGAAAAAACTGGCTCTATTAGGTTTTGAAGTTGACCATCAGCGTAACCTAGATGCACGTTTCGGTAAATCAGGCACTATCACTACCGATAACAGCCGCCTTGCTGTTGTTATCCCAACTAACGAAGAGTTAGTTATCGCTCAGGACGCAAGTCGCCTGACCGCTTAA
- the pta gene encoding phosphate acetyltransferase, whose product MSRTIMLVPTDTRVGLTSVSLGVIRSMEQKGVRLSVFKPIAQPRVKGALDQTTAIIRSHSTIQSSEPLNMDYVESLLSSNQKDVLMEEIVARYHENTADAEVILIEGLVPMRKHPFAQSLNYEIAKTLGAEIVFVTALGNNTVEQLKERIEFARAEFGGVKNQNITGVIVNKLNAPVDDQGRTRPDLSEIFDDSSKAIISNVDLKTIEKNSPLPLLGCIPWNFDLIATRATDMAKHLNATVVNKGDIETRRIKSVTFCARSIPHMLEHFRPGSLLVTSADRPDVLVSACLAAMNGVEIGAILLTGGYQIDAPIKQLCERAFETGLPIFMVNANTWQTSLNLQSFSLEVPADDHERIEKIQNYVAQHINTQWIDSLTANSERPNRLSPPAFRYQLTELARKAKKRIVLPEGDEPRTVKAAAICADRGIATCVLLGDPEEIRRVATAQGVELGTGIELVNPKEVREIYVPRLVELRKNKGMTEVVAREQLEDNVVLGTLMLEKGEVDGLVSGAVHTTANTIRPPLQLIKTAPGSSLVSSVFFMLLPEQVYVYGDCAINPDPTAEQLAEIAIQSADSAIAFGIDPRVAMISYSTGNSGAGSDVEKVREATRLAQEKRPDLIIDGPLQYDAAVMADVAKSKAPNSPVAGKATVFIFPDLNTGNTTYKAVQRSADLVSIGPMLQGMRKPVNDLSRGALVDDIVYTVALTAIQASQQENA is encoded by the coding sequence GTGTCCCGTACAATTATGCTAGTCCCAACTGATACACGCGTAGGTTTAACCAGCGTCAGCTTGGGTGTTATCCGTTCTATGGAACAAAAAGGCGTTCGCCTTAGCGTGTTCAAACCTATTGCACAACCTCGTGTAAAAGGCGCATTAGATCAGACAACTGCGATTATCCGCTCTCACTCCACTATTCAATCATCAGAACCTTTAAATATGGATTATGTTGAGTCTCTGCTCAGCTCAAACCAAAAAGACGTTCTGATGGAAGAAATTGTTGCTAGATACCATGAAAACACCGCTGATGCTGAAGTTATTCTCATCGAAGGTCTGGTACCTATGCGTAAGCACCCTTTTGCACAATCATTAAACTATGAAATTGCAAAAACATTAGGTGCTGAAATTGTTTTCGTTACTGCATTAGGTAACAACACGGTTGAACAGCTAAAAGAGCGTATCGAATTTGCGCGTGCTGAATTTGGCGGTGTAAAAAACCAAAATATCACAGGCGTTATTGTTAACAAACTAAATGCACCTGTTGATGATCAAGGTCGTACTCGCCCGGACTTATCTGAAATCTTTGATGATTCAAGTAAAGCGATTATCTCCAATGTCGATTTAAAAACCATTGAAAAAAATAGCCCACTGCCTTTGCTGGGTTGCATTCCATGGAACTTCGATTTAATCGCTACCCGTGCAACAGATATGGCAAAACACTTAAATGCGACTGTCGTCAATAAAGGCGATATTGAAACCCGTCGTATTAAATCTGTCACTTTCTGTGCTCGTAGTATTCCACACATGTTAGAGCACTTCCGCCCTGGCTCACTGTTAGTCACCTCAGCGGATCGCCCTGATGTATTAGTTTCAGCGTGCCTTGCAGCAATGAATGGCGTTGAAATTGGTGCAATCCTACTAACAGGTGGTTACCAAATTGATGCACCAATCAAACAACTTTGTGAACGTGCATTTGAGACTGGCTTACCAATCTTTATGGTTAATGCGAACACTTGGCAGACCTCTTTAAATCTGCAAAGCTTTAGCTTAGAAGTGCCTGCTGATGACCATGAGCGTATTGAAAAAATTCAGAACTATGTTGCTCAACACATCAATACACAATGGATTGATTCACTGACAGCAAACTCTGAGCGTCCTAACCGTCTATCACCACCAGCGTTCCGTTATCAATTAACAGAATTAGCACGTAAAGCGAAAAAACGTATCGTTTTACCTGAAGGTGATGAGCCACGTACTGTTAAAGCGGCAGCAATTTGTGCTGATCGTGGTATCGCAACTTGCGTGCTATTAGGTGATCCTGAAGAAATTCGTCGTGTAGCTACTGCACAAGGCGTTGAATTAGGCACTGGTATTGAATTAGTCAATCCGAAAGAAGTTCGTGAAATCTACGTACCTCGCTTAGTTGAACTACGCAAAAATAAAGGTATGACAGAGGTTGTTGCTCGTGAACAGTTAGAAGATAACGTGGTTCTCGGCACATTGATGCTAGAAAAAGGCGAAGTAGACGGTCTTGTTTCTGGTGCTGTTCATACAACCGCTAACACTATTCGCCCACCACTACAGTTAATCAAAACTGCACCTGGTAGCTCATTAGTGTCTTCTGTGTTCTTTATGCTGTTACCTGAACAAGTTTATGTTTATGGTGACTGTGCAATTAATCCAGATCCAACGGCTGAACAACTGGCTGAAATTGCAATCCAATCTGCTGATTCTGCCATTGCATTCGGTATCGACCCTCGCGTTGCAATGATTTCTTATTCTACGGGTAATTCTGGTGCTGGTAGCGATGTAGAGAAAGTACGCGAAGCGACACGTTTAGCACAAGAAAAACGTCCTGATCTGATAATCGATGGTCCTTTACAATACGACGCAGCTGTTATGGCTGACGTTGCTAAATCTAAAGCACCAAATTCACCTGTTGCAGGTAAAGCAACTGTGTTTATCTTCCCTGATCTGAATACCGGTAATACCACTTACAAAGCGGTACAACGTTCAGCTGACTTGGTTTCAATCGGGCCAATGTTACAAGGTATGCGTAAACCAGTGAATGACCTTTCTCGTGGTGCATTAGTGGACGATATCGTCTACACCGTTGCGTTGACAGCGATTCAAGCAAGCCAACAAGAAAACGCATAA
- a CDS encoding sugar phosphatase, which produces MAITCKGFLFDLDGTLVDSLPVVEYCWALFGERVGVSTQEINDYIHGKPAIESIRHFMPNATEQEITDTFRWLEKLESTQTEGLAPLPGAIELINHLNELDIPWAIVTSGTVPIASTRQSVTGIPEPKHWVTAECISKGKPDPEPYLLGAKKLGLLPQECVVFEDAAAGIYSGLDAGCQVVAVHAPLSLPRRNEIHLIIDSLNDIQIEKQAEKVIITHKR; this is translated from the coding sequence ATGGCGATCACATGTAAAGGTTTTCTGTTTGATTTAGATGGAACATTAGTTGATTCATTACCCGTTGTTGAATATTGTTGGGCGTTGTTTGGTGAACGCGTTGGTGTATCAACACAAGAGATTAATGACTATATCCACGGAAAGCCTGCTATTGAGTCGATTCGCCATTTTATGCCTAATGCTACAGAACAAGAGATAACAGATACTTTTCGCTGGTTAGAAAAATTAGAATCAACACAAACCGAAGGTTTAGCACCTCTTCCTGGGGCCATTGAGTTAATCAATCATCTTAATGAATTAGATATTCCTTGGGCAATAGTGACTTCTGGTACCGTACCAATCGCATCAACACGCCAATCGGTCACGGGTATTCCTGAGCCTAAACATTGGGTGACGGCTGAATGTATTAGTAAAGGTAAGCCTGATCCTGAACCTTATCTTTTAGGCGCAAAAAAATTAGGTTTATTGCCTCAAGAGTGTGTGGTTTTTGAAGACGCAGCAGCCGGTATTTACTCTGGTTTAGATGCAGGATGTCAAGTCGTTGCTGTACACGCCCCTTTATCCCTTCCTCGCCGTAATGAGATTCATTTAATTATTGATTCTTTAAATGATATTCAAATCGAGAAGCAAGCTGAAAAAGTGATAATAACGCACAAAAGATAG
- a CDS encoding YfbU family protein, with amino-acid sequence MEMTHAQRLILSNQYKMMTMMDPDNAERYRRYQTIIERGYGLQLRELDRDFDEMSEETCRTIINVMEMYHALQVSRDNLKDQEMPDARRVAFIGFDAATESRYLSYVRFMVNTEGRYTHFDSGSHGFNSQTPMWEKYQRMLAVWLACPRQYHLSAVEIQQILNA; translated from the coding sequence ATGGAAATGACACACGCACAACGCTTGATCCTCTCTAATCAATATAAAATGATGACTATGATGGATCCTGATAACGCTGAACGTTATCGTCGCTATCAGACAATCATTGAACGCGGTTACGGGTTACAATTACGTGAACTAGACCGTGATTTTGATGAAATGTCTGAGGAGACTTGCCGTACCATTATTAACGTCATGGAAATGTACCATGCACTGCAAGTTTCTCGCGATAATTTAAAAGATCAAGAAATGCCGGATGCTCGTCGTGTCGCATTTATTGGCTTTGATGCGGCGACAGAATCTCGCTATCTTAGTTATGTGCGTTTTATGGTGAATACAGAAGGGCGCTATACGCATTTTGATAGTGGTAGTCATGGTTTCAACTCACAAACACCAATGTGGGAAAAATACCAAAGAATGCTGGCTGTTTGGTTAGCCTGCCCTCGTCAATATCACCTTAGCGCCGTTGAAATCCAACAAATTCTTAATGCGTAA